A genomic window from Cyprinus carpio isolate SPL01 chromosome B9, ASM1834038v1, whole genome shotgun sequence includes:
- the LOC109074037 gene encoding CD302 antigen-like: protein MDPSSRHFTLFYIVFLTLTCHFALGEDAVDCPADGRTWLPFSLNCYHFVHGEENVAKSYSIQDAKDMCRGYDLLTVKSAEESDFIVKYSPSVWKGKMSIWLGMYYDSDEDVFKWHDDNSVLRYSNWEDGGSDETDLALLDTCVVLHSDTGKWENVSCMEEPENGVVCKTKAVWISPPKGSPLLSALVVISVVLILVVSAVIWFFHQRRNPGSSILNLIEYHPPFKSPSSDQACLVDAEEIEVVP from the exons ATGGACCCTAGTTCTCGTCATTTTACCCTGTTTTACATCGTTTTTCTGACTCTTACGTGCCATTTTGCGCTAGGAGAGGACGCTGTCG ACTGTCCCGCAGATGGACGCACGTGGTTGCCGTTCAGCCTCAACTGCTATCACTTTGTCCACGGAGAGGAGAATGTTGCCAAAAGTTACTCCATTCAAGATGCCAAAGACATGTGCAGAGGATATG ATCTCTTGACAGTAAAAAGTGCTGAGGAGAGTGACTTCATCGTTAAGTACAGTCCTTCTGTATGGAAAGGTAAAATGAGCATCTGGCTTGGGATGTACTACGACAGCGACG AAGATGTCTTTAAGTGGCACGATGATAACAGCGTGTTGCGCTATAGTAACTGGGAGGACGGCGGCTCTGATGAGACTGATCTGGCGCTCTTGGACACGTGTGTCGTTCTTCACTCGGACACGGGGAAGTGGGAAAACGTCAGCTGCATGGAAGAACCTGAGAATGGAGTAGTGTGTAAGACGA AGGCAGTCTGGATAAGCCCACCTA AGGGCAGTCCTCTTCTGTCAGCTCTGGTCGTCATCAGCGTGGTGTTGATACTGGTCGTTTCTGCAGTGATTTGGTTCTTTCATCAAAGAAGAAACCCAGGCTCATCTATCCTGAACCTGATCGAGTACCATCCGCCCTTCAAATCCCCTTCCTCCGATCAGGCCTGCTTGGTAGATGCTGAAGAAATCGAGGTGGTACCTTAG